One window from the genome of Musa acuminata AAA Group cultivar baxijiao chromosome BXJ1-4, Cavendish_Baxijiao_AAA, whole genome shotgun sequence encodes:
- the LOC135581498 gene encoding formin-like protein 20 isoform X6, whose amino-acid sequence MALFRRLFYRKPPDRLLEITERVYVFDCCFSSDIMEEDDYRKYMDDIVTQLHEHFPDASFLVINFKGEVESKISDILAQYGITVRGYPRHYEGCPVLPLEIIHHFLRLCENWLTLERQQNVLLMHCERGGWPILAFMLASLLLYRKHYSGEQRTLEMVYKQAPKELLQILCPLNPQSSHLRYLQYITRIGSETWPPQDTPFTLDCLILRVIPNIDGEGGCRPIVRVYGQDPLFPADRSSKVLFSTAKTKKHVQHFRQAEDAPIKLNVRCCVQGDLVLECINVDEYLEDEELMFRVMFNTAFIQSHILLLNPEDIDIPWEAEDRFSKDFKAEVLFSEFDAESDTSTGTGATDEVEMEVGSTEEFFEAEEIFSSPDWHDGQKDLDIQTAVFSNTLETFSPRSEMSNPEADGRSQLESFYSEHVTLVDEETLVLDLLTGVSMDLDHADHENNPGVKALNTLDDMFNEAKSTTLAGEESTSDNSKQDTTDNISLAVEEITSSASSSFEQDRVWQRAILTSDHVAHELGVSFLADDQMSSRSVRDSIEDTGNNSDEVRCKVEMCDVTNNTRNFATENRTDSGLAYQRLDSDIEGQNSEKLKHHMSNEALTVDIGQSPFSVLYKEKDEKPEPLGNSIELLNKRTISQSFHPSRGIDAILVDASSQPEIQFAGKTVSTSRVTATSMTITGSSPSEPLSPPSIEALLEASSTPCTGPLFVSIQPSNSPTLSVASPLSSTPPPPPLPPPPSSPHIYSRIRRKVPPHPSLLASYGALSFALSRPLQIHDVFQNPDQHLGPQMICDSVAISATSSSHLPHQPPSMQLDSLLLPPLLPSQGQSLPSPHHLSHSSPPTAIIPSSNYPLELSPPLASRTLFPPSPHSSNTIYDPSYLSSTEPESGLNKISDPSPPTSLPSSSPPGQNVDIFISPLSNLSTKKDPFDPPPVAASPPPNTIWHNIPMFANITLSDPPFTHGGPSPTCSLHDASKEVLAASQDFASYSCSLQLSPSKAICKGVPPPSPPPPPHPTTPPRPQHPPPPPPPLGLPEPHTRATPLTLSPPPPPTNSHRAHIRVPPPPPPPPPLFPPTLRDLPKGHIRSPSSSYLEVDKSSLILPTSLPPQADEHGIAPNPKPFTIVHETTTPATSSPMEHIMSPPPPQGASLRLPLIGENGKAPPPPSFLENFGQSPPPPSLPGSYERPPPPPPPPPPLRCCGGASLPPLLGDTSEAPSSLSFVGAFEKAQSPPLHPKDHMQDPPPEPPPPPPPPGGGLFAPSPLLLHLKGGQGGISIPLLSAPHLGGHHVGVPIPPPPPPLRDVISPPLLSHHRVVYAPLSTRGGVSTDSSSPMVQRGVSAPPPSSSPSGVVSCPPPPPPLPSPPPSDVFISPSQPPSRVVSISPLSSPPFGVVHAHPPPPPPPPPPLAPPPPHLIPPPIDVFISPPQPPSQFVSIPLLSPSTGVVHAHPPPLSPPPPPSGVVVAHPPPPPPPPLSPPFKVLVAHVPSLPPLSPPFGVIVAHPPPPSPPTPPPPPLPPPPPPLPSFGVVSPLSPSSGVVSPPSLWPPLGGAMSTPPLPPPPPKGVVFAPPMSPPSRASVSTPPLPPLGSVSTPPPSLPPLGGDVSTPPPLPPPPPPSPSLGANVCTPPPPSPPPSPSPGANVSTPLPPPPPPPLPPPPSPSPGANVSTPPPPPPPPPLPPPPPPPPSPSLGANVCYPPPPPPPLPPPPSPSLGANVCYPPPPPPPPPPPPPPPPSPSLRANVCYPPPPPPSPPPPPSLRANVSTPPPLPPPPPPPPPPLSPYEGGVFGPPTTPPPRGGVFAPPPPPPPIGGGVFAPPPPLPPLGEGVVASPPPPPPPGGGVVAPPPPPPPAGGGVVAPPPPPPPLGGGVFVQPPPPPPTPGGGVFMTPPPPPPPGGGVFAPPPLPPPGGGGQAPPPPPPPGGVFAPPPPPLPGGCGQAPPPPPPPGGAVSTPPPPPRAPGAPPPPRAPGAPPPPGAPGAPPPPQAGIRGLPPNSMAGGRGNMLARPGGPGMSAARRSPFKPLHWVKVSRAMQGSLWAELQKHADAHSSSKVKG is encoded by the exons TGTTCGATTGTTGCTTTTCTTCGGATATTATGGAAGAAGATGATTACAGGAAGTACATGGATGACATTGTTACTCAACTTCATGAGCATTTCCCTGATGCTTCATTTTTGGTAATCAACTTCAAGGGTGAAGTCGAGAGCAAAATTTCAGATATCTTGGCCCAATATGGCATCACTGTCAGGGGGTACCCTCGCCATTATGAAGGGTGTCCAGTGCTTCCTTTGGAGATAATTCACCACTTCTTGAGGTTATGTGAGAACTGGCTAACTTTGGAAAGGCAGCAAAATGTCTTGCTAATGCATTGTGAGAGAGGAGGATGGCCTATTCTTGCATTTATGCTTGCAAGTCTTCTGCTTTACAGGAAACATTACAGCGGGGAACAAAGGACTCTGGAAATGGTGTATAAGCAGGCTCCGAAGGAGCTCCTTCAGATTTTGTGTCCGTTGAACCCACAATCTTCGCATCTTAGATATCTCCAATACATAACTAGAATAGGCAGTGAGACATGGCCTCCGCAGGATACTCCTTTCACATTGGATTGCCTAATTCTGAGAGTTATTCCGAATATTGATGGAGAAGGGGGTTGCAGGCCTATAGTACGTGTCTATGGTCAAGACCCTCTGTTCCCAGCTGACAGGAGTTCTAAGGTTCTTTTCTCGACAGCAAAGACAAAGAAACATGTTCAGCATTTCAGACAG GCCGAGGATGCACCGATAAAATTAAATGTCCGCTGCTGTGTTCAAGGTGATCTGGTCCTTGAATGCATCAATGTGGATGAGTATCTGGAAGATGAGGAGCTAATGTTCAGGGTAATGTTCAACACGGCCTTTATACAGTCTCATATTTTGCTGTTGAATCCTGAGGATATTGACATTCCTTGGGAAGCTGAAGACCGCTTCTCGAAGGACTTCAAAGCAGAG GTACTCTTTTCAGAGTTTGATGCTGAGTCTGATACTTCCACGGGAACAGGAGCAACGGATGAGGTTGAGATGGAAGTTGGCTCAACAGAGGAGTTCTTCGAGGCAGAAGAGATCTTCAGCAGCCCTGACTGGCATGATGGACAGAAGGATCTCGATATTCAGACAGCTGTATTTTCAAACACACTAGAAACTTTCAGTCCAAGATCTGAAATGTCAAATCCTGAAGCTGATGGACGGAGCCAGTTAGAATCTTTTTATTCTGAACATGTGACTCTTGTGGATGAAGAAACTCTGGTTCTAGATTTACTTACAGGGGTAAGCATGGACTTAGACCATGCTGATCATGAAAATAACCCTGGTGTAAAGGCATTGAACACTCTGGATGATATGTTTAATGAAGCAAAGAGCACGACTTTGGCAGGTGAAGAGAGTACATCAGACAACTCCAAACAGGATACTACTGACAACATTAGTCTAGCAGTTGAAGAGATAACCTCATCAGCGAGTAGCAGTTTTGAACAGGATAGAGTATGGCAAAGGGCAATATTGACTTCAGATCATGTGGCTCATGAATTAGGGGTCTCATTTTTGGCAGATGACCAAATGAGCAGCCGAAGTGTTAGAGATTCAATAGAGGATACAGGGAATAATTCAGATGAAGTTAGGTGCAAAGTAGAAATGTGTGATGTCACAAATAATACAAGAAACTTTGCCACTGAAAATAGGACAGATTCTGGGTTAGCATATCAGAGGTTGGATTCTGATATTGAAGGCCAGAATTCTGAGAAGCTCAAGCATCATATGTCAAATGAAGCACTTACAGTCGACATTGGACAATCTCCTTTCTCAGTTTTATACAAAGAGAAGGATGAAAAGCCGGAGCCATTAGGCAATTCCATAGAATTATTAAACAAAAGGACAATATCTCAGTCATTCCATCCAAGCCGAGGCATCGATGCAATTTTGGTGGATGCATCATCTCAACCTGAAATTCAATTTGCAGGAAAAACTGTAAGTACATCCAGAGTTACTGCTACAAGTATGACAATAACTGGTTCGTCTCCATCAGAACCATTGTCACCACCTTCAATTGAGGCACTTCTTGAGGCATCATCTACTCCATGTACAggtcctctttttgtttcaataCAACCATCCAACTCACCCACTCTTTCGGTTGCTTCACCTCTTTCATccacacctccacctccacctctgcCTCCACCTCCATCTTCACCACATATATATTCACGAATTAGGAGAAAAGTCCCTCCCCATCCATCATTGCTTGCCTCCTATGGAGCCTTGTCATTTGCTCTATCTCGACCTTTACAAATACATGATGTATTCCAAAATCCTGACCAACATCTTGGTCCTCAAATGATATGTGATTCTGTTGCCATAAGTGCTACTTCATCTTCACATTTACCTCACCAACCTCCATCCATGCAACTAGACTCTTTGTTGTTGCCTCCTTTGTTACCTTCTCAAGGCCAATCACTCCCTTCACCTCATCATCTGTCTCATTCATCGCCACCTACAGCTATAATACCATCCTCCAACTATCCCCTAGAACTTTCCCCTCCCCTTGCTTCAAGGACTCTTTTTCCACCATCCCCTCATTCTAGTAACACCATATATGACCCTTCATATCTCTCGTCAACAGAGCCTGAAAGTGGATTAAACAAAATCTCTGATCCTTCTCCCCCTACCTCACTTCCTTCCTCATCTCCTCCTGGACAAAATGTTGACATATTCATTTCTCCTCTGTCAAATTTATCCACAAAAAAGGATCCATTTGATCCACCACCAGTAGCTGCTTCACCACCACCAAATACAATTTGGCATAACATACCAATGTTTGCTAACATTACACTGTCTGATCCACCTTTTACTCATGGAGGTCCCTCACCAACATGTTCACTCCATGATGCAAGCAAGGAAGTTCTAGCAGCATCACAAGATTTTGCATCATATTCATGTTCTCTACAACTATCACCATCTAAGGCTATATGTAAAGGCGTTCCAcctccatctccacctcctccCCCTCATCCGACAACTCCACCTAGACCTCAACAtccacctcctccaccacctccattAGGCCTCCCTGAACCACATACAAGAGCAACACCTCTAACTTTATCCCCACCTCCACCTCCAACAAATTCCCACAGAGCACATATAAGagttcctcctccacctccacctccacctccattgTTCCCTCCAACTCTAAGAGATCTCCCTAAAGGACATATAAGATCTCCATCATCCTCTTATCTGGAAGTTGACAAAAGCTCATTGATTTTACCAACATCTCTACCTCCTCAAGCAGATGAACATGGAATTGCTCCAAATCCAAAACCATTCACTATAGTACATGAAACAACCACACCTGCAACCTCTTCTCCCATGGAACATATAATGTCTCCTCCACCACCTCAAGGAGCCTCACTTCGATTGCCATTAATTGGAGAAAATGGGAAGGCTCCACCGCCACCatcttttcttgaaaattttgggcAATCTCCACCTCCACCATCTCTTCCTGGAAGTTATGAACGACCTCCACCTCCGCCACCTCCACCACCTCCCCTTCGATGTTGTGGAGGAGCATCTTTGCCACCTTTACTTGGAGATACTAGTGAAGCACCATCTTCACTATCATTCGTTGGAGCATTCGAGAAAGCTCAAAGCCCACCACTTCACCCAAAAGATCATATGCAAGATCCACCTCCAGAACCACCCCCTCCGCCGCCTCCCCCAGGAGGAGGTCTATTTGCTCCTTCACCTCTATTGCTTCACCTTAAAGGAGGTCAGGGAGGCATATCCATTCCTCTACTTTCGGCACCTCATCTTGGAGGACACCATGTAGGTGTACCTATTCCACCTCCACCACCTCCCCTTAGAGATGTGATCTCTCCACCTTTACTATCACACCATAGAGTTGTATATGCTCCTCTATCTACCCGCGGAGGTGTATCAACTGATTCGTCTTCTCCCATGGTTCAGAGAGGTGTATCAGCTCCTCCACCTTCGTCGTCTCCCTCTGGAGTTGTATCTTGTCCTCCACCTCCACCCCCACTTCCAAGTCCACCTCCTAGTGATGTATTCATTTCACCTTCACAGCCTCCTTCTAGAGTTGTATCTATTTCTCCACTATCGTCGCCTCCCTTTGGAGTTGTACATGCTCATCCTCCGCCCCCTCCACCCCCTCCACCGCCTTTGGCCCCACCTCCACCACATTTAATCCCACCTCCTATTGATGTATTTATTTCACCTCCGCAGCCCCCTTCTCAATTTGTATCTATTCCATTGCTGTCGCCTTCCACTGGAGTTGTACATGCTCATCCTCCACCACTTTCACCTCCACCGCCTCCATCTGGAGTTGTAGTTGCTcatcctccaccacctccacctccacctctgtCGCCTCCCTTCAAAGTTCTAGTTGCTCATGTTCCATCACTGCCACCTCTATCGCCTCCCTTTGGAGTTATAGTTGCTCATCCTCCACCACCTTCACCTCCAACTCCACCACCTCCACCtctacctccacctccacctccattgCCATCCTTTGGAGTTGTATCTCCTCTGTCGCCATCCTCTGGAGTTGTATCTCCTCCTTCACTGTGGCCTCCCCTTGGAGGAGCCATGTCTACTCCTCCGCTGCCACCGCCTCCTCCTAAAGGAGTTGTGTTTGCTCCTCCTATGTCGCCTCCCTCTAGAGCAAGTGTATCCACTCCTCCGCTGCCTCCCCTTGGAAGTGTATCCACTCCTCCACCTTCACTGCCTCCTCTCGGAGGAGATGTATCTACACCTCCACCTCTGCCTCCGCCTCCACCTCCATCGCCTTCCCTTGGAGCAAATGTATGTACCCCTCCACCTCCATCTCCACCTCCATCGCCTTCCCCTGGAGCAAATGTATCTACCCCtctacctccacctccacctccgcctCTGCCTCCACCTCCATCGCCTTCCCCTGGAGCAAATGTATCTacccctccacctccacctccacctccgcctCTGCCTCCACCTCCGCCTCCACCTCCATCGCCTTCCCTTGGAGCAAATGTATGTTACCCtccacctccgcctccgcctctgcCTCCACCTCCATCGCCTTCCCTTGGAGCAAATGTATGTtaccctccacctccacctccacctccacctccgcctccgcctccacctCCATCGCCTTCCCTTAGAGCAAATGTATGTtaccctccacctccacctccatctCCACCTCCACCGCCTTCCCTTAGAGCAAATGTATCTACCCCTCCACCtctacctccacctccacctccacctccgccACCATTGTCTCCTTATGAAGGAGGTGTATTTGGTCCACCTACAACACCTCCTCCTAGAGGAGGTGTATTCgcaccaccacctccaccacctCCCATTGGAGGAGGTGTATTTGCACCACCCCCTCCACTGCCTCCCCTTGGAGAAGGTGTAGTCGCATCGCCACCTCCACCGCCTCCCCCTGGAGGAGGTGTAGTCGCACCGCCACCTCCACCGCCTCCCGCTGGAGGAGGTGTAGTCGCACCGCCACCTCCACCGCCTCCCCTTGGAGGGGGCGTATTTGTGcaaccaccacctcctccgcctACCCCCGGAGGAGGTGTATTCATGACACCACCTCCACCGCCTCCCCCTGGAGGAGGTGTATTTGCTCCACCTCCACTTCCTCCTCCCGGAGGAGGTGGGCAAGctccacctccaccacctccCCCTGGAGGTGTATTTGCTCCACCTCCGCCACCTCTCCCCGGAGGCTGTGGGCAAGCtccacctcctccacctcctcctggaGGAGCTGTGTCtactcctccacctccacctagGGCTCCTGGTGCTCCACCCCCACCAAGGGCTCCAGGTGCTCCACCTCCACCTGGGGCTCCAGGTGCTCCTCCGCCTCCTCAAGCTGGCATAAGAGGCTTACCTCCAAATTCCATGGCTGGGGGAAGGGGAAACATGCTTGCACGTCCTGGAGGACCAGGTATGTCAGCAGCCCGAAGGTCACCATTTAAGCCATTGCATTGGGTGAAAGTATCAAGAGCCATGCAAGGAAGCTTATGGGCCGAGTTACAGAAACATGCTGACGCTCACAG TAGTTCCAAAGTCAAAGGATAG